Proteins encoded by one window of Antechinus flavipes isolate AdamAnt ecotype Samford, QLD, Australia chromosome 4, AdamAnt_v2, whole genome shotgun sequence:
- the POLR2J gene encoding DNA-directed RNA polymerase II subunit RPB11-a, translated as MNAPPAFESFLLFEGEKKITINKDTKVPNACLFTINKEDHTLGNIIKSQLLKDPQVLFAGYKVPHPLEHKIIIRVQTTPDYSPQEAFTNAITDLISELSLLEERFRVAIKDKQEGIE; from the exons ATGAACGCGCCTCCGGCCTTCGAGTCCTTCCTCCTCTTTGAGGGAGAGAAGAA gaTCACCATTAACAAGGACACCAAAGTCCCCAATGCCTGTTTGTTCACCATCAACAAGGAGGACCACACGCTGGGGAACATCATCAAGTC ACAGTTACTGAAAGACCCTCAGGTGCTGTTTGCAGGCTACAAAGTCCCCCACCCCCTGGAACACAAGATCATCATTCGGGTACAGACCACTCCAGACTACAGCCCTCAGGAAGCGTTCACTAATGCCATCACAGACCTGATCAGCGAGCTCTCCTTGTTGGAGGAGCGATTCCGG